ATCTAAAATGTTCCGGATATCTTGCCTGTTCCTGCCTTTCGCCAGGTGCCTGATAAATTAACCAGCCATCAAATTTTAGCAAGGGTATATTCCACGTAAATAcgttatataaaattactttattcacaataatattttcatatctgtgattttactctaagactacttaaaaacatagaacaaAATATGATTCGACATAAATGCGTTTTATCTATATtacgcgtgggccagagagagaaaacaaatagagCGCTGACATCCCCTTAACTCAGGAAAATATCACACCtagcatttaataaaataattaaccaaGTAACATAGATATTAAACTGTatctagatatatttttatattgttattcattaCGTAAATAGTACGTAATCGTATAGAGTTTGcattacaaatacaaaatacaaatttaggtTTGTTCTACTCTTGAATTCCAAATGTCCATTTAATAGGAatctattgaatatatattctagaaaaatattataacacaagaAAGTTTAACACAAATACGTATGTAAcatatgaatttaaattgtccacaatattatcaatataccaTACATATTCTTAGTTCTTTGAAAGATTTAACTCGATTCTCTGTAAatacaataatcataaatataatcatttgttCTTTTTCAGTTGTACTATGAAATTACCACAACATTTTATCTGTATGACAATGGTGAGTTATAATgtgaaataagtaatataaattatataagaataattatcttaataatatataaaaaaaatatacattatatatataaaacaaaatttgagtACACTAACTTAAGGATAAACTACATAACGCatcgtttgtataatattaccaattattttataatttaaaaatgttttttaacaacttgaaactatgtaatgaatattttcaaaaacattaatactttttgaaataatgagtgttttatgataaaagaatcactctATATACGGGAATATACATACATCGCATATGGTCAAAAGTTGTAAAacaatgcaataatatattaggtatctagATATATAGATACGCCGATACGGcggaaaagttaaaataataatataataatattatatgtataccgtATACGTCAAACGTGTAAtgtcaaaatattgaaaatattaatttttacagcTCGACCGGTCACTCCTCACAGCCGGTCGTCGCTGGTACATATTTCAATGGAAGCGGAGACGACTACAGAACGCGTACCGCCATCCCGCCACAACGAAACTTAGGCGACGCCCTTCGAGTGCCTACAAATTGTCGTCGGAACCGGTGGAAACGACATCAGTGCACCGAGTGAGTTACAAACCACCACGTGTAATTTTAACTCAAAAGCAAAAGCTGATATCTGCCCTAGGCGCGCTCTTGTCGACGAATCACCAAGGTCCAGGATACCTATTAGAAGTCACACCACTTACACGACCTCATATTACACAAACCATCCGAATTTAAGACTTCTAGGACCGACACCAGAAAAATTCCGTCAGATGCAGGGTTCGAATGAAGGTTAAtgatttttcagttttaaattgtaatcattataatattgtacaaattatattgctatgaaaaaatgcattttgataataatttatttatttagaaaatttttttaaaacaatgattcagacaaatttgtttatttataatgtattttattggatGTACCTTTAacctattgatttaaaattaagttttcaacctactatatagctatatagccAATAGGTCTGTGAAGTTGGtagtaatattgaaaaaataatttatttcagctACGGGCTAAAGTACGGACCCCCAACTTTGGCCTATCGAATCCGGACCAgtgccaatatttagcaatCTTTTAGCAACTAATTTCAACcgacaaaaaaaattgcaaccTACTACTAAGTGGAGTGGAcgatatatattaaaaaaaatgtatttttcaactggAAATTTTAtaaggaaaatattttcaaaaattttaatatattttattagttagttattattgttcaatCATTAAATCATACCTATTACGTAatgaaaagttatttaattttaaattaatcaaaatataattttaattacctttTGGCGGTTACCTTTGgtgtattttttctatttagtgCCACACGGTATAATGTGTCCACAA
This genomic window from Metopolophium dirhodum isolate CAU chromosome 1, ASM1992520v1, whole genome shotgun sequence contains:
- the LOC132935043 gene encoding uncharacterized protein LOC132935043 isoform X1; this translates as MRLRAYYIIFTTIIVGPINSWQGIYSNKNVHQVGQEKKFWFAAVPIKIDRGPRAAVCTCTMKLPQHFICMTMLDRSLLTAGRRWYIFQWKRRRLQNAYRHPATTKLRRRPSSAYKLSSEPVETTSVHRVSYKPPRVILTQKQKLISALGALLSTNHQGPGYLLEVTPLTRPHITQTIRI
- the LOC132935043 gene encoding uncharacterized protein LOC132935043 isoform X2 — encoded protein: MRLRAYYIIFTTIIVGPINSWQGIYSNKNVHQEKKFWFAAVPIKIDRGPRAAVCTCTMKLPQHFICMTMLDRSLLTAGRRWYIFQWKRRRLQNAYRHPATTKLRRRPSSAYKLSSEPVETTSVHRVSYKPPRVILTQKQKLISALGALLSTNHQGPGYLLEVTPLTRPHITQTIRI
- the LOC132935043 gene encoding uncharacterized protein LOC132935043 isoform X3: MRLRAYYIIFTTIIVGPINSWQGIYSNKNVHQVGQEKKFWFAAVPIKIDRGPRAAVCTCTMKLPQHFICMTMLDRSLLTAGRRWYIFQWKRRRLQNAYRHPATTKLRRRPSSAYKLSSEPVETTSVHRARSCRRITKVQDTY